Proteins from a genomic interval of Verrucomicrobiales bacterium:
- a CDS encoding VCBS repeat-containing protein translates to MKIASLHLLSAWLGIQCTIHAATPPEPKFRAAEIDSKIAIGYGVATGDVDGDGKSDIVLADKNHIVWYRNPDWTKHVIAERLTELDHVCLAVADLNGDGKVEIAVGAGWNPGDTLKSGANFFLLPPVDRTQLWKPVTLPHEPTVHRMRWIRNPAGNFDLVVVPLHGRGNKNGQGEGVRIHALRMPQDVGGNWRTEIIDSSLHMTHNFQPVRWEGRNWDELLVGGKEGVFHFIKEANGWRRQQIVGNEGSETNFIGAGEVRDGLLPGKKRFVATVEPMHGNQAVVYTAPPTGSAKRFWQRRVIDEQLVDGHAVACGDLLGVGYDQIVVGWRAMNRPGIKVGIKLFTPLDNEAKDWRTTLIDDNKMACEDLCLADLNGDGKLDIIAAGRATKNVTVYFNETPKP, encoded by the coding sequence ATGAAAATAGCATCGCTTCATCTCTTGTCTGCCTGGTTAGGCATTCAATGCACCATCCATGCTGCCACGCCACCGGAGCCCAAGTTCCGAGCTGCGGAAATCGATAGCAAGATCGCGATCGGTTACGGCGTCGCGACCGGCGATGTGGATGGGGATGGCAAATCCGACATCGTGCTCGCCGACAAGAATCACATTGTTTGGTACCGTAATCCCGACTGGACTAAACATGTCATTGCCGAGCGCCTAACCGAACTGGACCATGTCTGCCTGGCTGTCGCTGATCTGAATGGAGATGGCAAGGTGGAGATCGCAGTAGGGGCGGGATGGAACCCCGGAGACACCCTCAAAAGCGGGGCGAACTTTTTTCTCCTGCCGCCTGTGGATAGAACGCAGCTTTGGAAGCCAGTCACTCTGCCCCATGAGCCAACCGTCCACCGGATGCGCTGGATTCGCAACCCAGCAGGAAACTTCGACCTGGTGGTCGTGCCCTTGCATGGGCGCGGCAACAAGAATGGGCAAGGTGAGGGAGTGCGCATCCATGCGCTCCGAATGCCGCAGGACGTGGGCGGAAACTGGCGCACCGAAATCATTGACTCATCGCTGCACATGACCCACAACTTCCAGCCCGTTCGCTGGGAAGGAAGGAACTGGGACGAGCTCCTGGTAGGAGGGAAGGAGGGGGTGTTCCATTTTATCAAAGAGGCGAACGGCTGGCGCCGTCAACAGATCGTCGGTAACGAGGGCAGCGAGACCAATTTCATCGGTGCGGGCGAGGTTCGCGATGGTCTGCTGCCCGGAAAAAAACGATTCGTCGCCACGGTCGAACCCATGCACGGGAACCAAGCGGTGGTCTACACCGCACCCCCGACCGGATCGGCCAAACGATTCTGGCAACGCCGAGTCATCGACGAACAACTGGTCGATGGTCACGCCGTTGCTTGCGGTGACCTGCTGGGCGTTGGCTATGATCAGATCGTCGTAGGCTGGCGCGCGATGAATCGCCCGGGAATCAAAGTGGGCATCAAGCTCTTCACCCCGCTGGACAACGAGGCCAAAGACTGGCGAACCACGCTCATCGACGATAACAAAATGGCCTGCGAGGACCTCTGCCTCGCCGATCTCAATGGCGACGGCAAGCTCGACATCATCGCCGCCGGACGCGCCACCAAAAACGTGACGGTCTATTTCAACGAGACTCCCAAGCCGTAG